The proteins below are encoded in one region of Drosophila santomea strain STO CAGO 1482 chromosome 3R, Prin_Dsan_1.1, whole genome shotgun sequence:
- the LOC120452142 gene encoding uncharacterized protein LOC120452142 produces MQAHHAMPDFRCRNNCQHKECQRHAPLGIIDQHTQCKCLGEVNASSIFLENVLDLANTLAQVMIICGLHECKAKSTVDIITYAFLHYDQVCYCIDTTPKKRLRKEDLFHELGKKSLMNKVEAHLAYAIIKRGFKAFYYEPKQDLTYDEQGRPSYNDECVWVHAARKSAESYARFDGLSCSEQLAYEAKIKIAFKKFYDRMQTRKRQPEGDDCNCCFCAKKRGHLVYAKEPTPCTSTKKKPKHVCPYCCKKKQKQQYTHPARQPTKCPKCHKSRKFCCCTKMDFNLQWVKSIWERPDFNQYYKNEIAEIEDRLVKGTCWLPPEPEEKLLDEGEGEEEEAGQEMSPDALLALGGKTVPNNPDDGNAANGSPLATKQPSFTEPEGES; encoded by the coding sequence ATGCAGGCCCATCATGCGATGCCCGATTTCCGGTGCCGGAATAATTGCCAGCACAAGGAGTGCCAGAGGCATGCTCCTTTGGGAATCATCGATCAGCACACTCAGTGCAAGTGCCTGGGTGAAGTGAATGCCTCCTCGATTTTCCTGGAAAATGTCCTGGACCTGGCCAACACCTTGGCCCAGGTGATGATTATCTGTGGACTGCACGAGTGCAAAGCGAAGTCAACTGTGGATATAATCACATATGCCTTCTTGCACTACGATCAGGTGTGCTATTGCATAGATACCACGCCCAAGAAACGGCTGAGAAAGGAGGATTTGTTCCACGAGCTGGGGAAGAAGTCGCTGATGAACAAGGTGGAGGCCCACTTGGCTTACGCCATTATCAAGAGGGGATTTAAGGCCTTCTACTACGAGCCAAAACAGGACTTGACCTACGATGAGCAGGGCAGACCCTCGTACAATGATGAGTGTGTCTGGGTCCATGCAGCCAGGAAGTCTGCCGAATCCTATGCCCGTTTCGATGGTCTCTCCTGCAGCGAGCAGCTGGCCTACGAGGCCAAGATCAAGATAGCCTTCAAGAAGTTCTACGATCGCATGCAGACGCGCAAGAGGCAGCCGGAGGGCGATGATTGCAACTGCTGTTTCTGCGCCAAGAAGCGGGGTCATCTGGTCTATGCCAAGGAACCGACTCCCTGCACCTCCACCAAAAAGAAGCCCAAGCACGTGTGTCCATATTGTTGCAAgaaaaagcagaagcagcagtaCACACATCCTGCTCGCCAGCCGACCAAGTGCCCCAAGTGCCACAAGTCGCGCAAattctgctgctgcaccaAAATGGACTTCAACTTGCAGTGGGTCAAGAGCATATGGGAGCGACCGGACTTCAATCAGTACTACAAGAACGAGATCGCCGAGATCGAGGACCGCCTGGTCAAGGGAACCTGCTGGCTGCCGCCGGAGCCTGAGGAAAAACTACTCGATGAGGGCGAaggcgaggaggaggaagcgGGCCAGGAGATGTCGCCGGATGCTCTCCTTGCCCTTGGCGGCAAAACGGTTCCCAATAATCCGGATGACGGGAACGCGGCCAACGGTTCACCACTGGCCACCAAACAGCCTTCGTTCACCGAGCCTGAGGGCGAGTCCTAA